The genomic window GAGTGTGGGGCCCGCCCGTACACGGTCCGCCGGGAGAATCTCGCGTGGCATCCGGACTGCTAGCGACGGCGCGGTTACGGGCGACGACGATCGAACGAGCGCTCGATGGCCCGGGAGCGATCGACTCGAGAGCGACTCGTACTGAGAACGAAGCGACCAGCGAACGGAGCAACGAGAACGGAACGGACGGTGCCGTCGCGGATCCGACGCGACGCCGTTTCGGGGGCGAGGGAGCCGTGTTACCGGCCGATCGACTCGACCGAACCGGCTAGAACAGGCCGCCGAGCTTCGAGCGAAGCCAGCCGAGCAAACCGCCAGAGCCGTCGTCGTCCGTCGTCGCGGGAACGTCCGCGTTGTCGTCGACCGCGGGCGAGGTCTCCCCGGCGTCCGATTCAGTGGCGTTTGCTTCGTCGTCGGCGTCGGGTCCGGTGGACTCCGTCGGCGTCTCGGCGTCCGCCGATGCCGCGACGTCGTCGGTCGGCGTGGCGTCGCCGTCGTCAGCATCGTCGCCGTCGTCGGCCGAACCAGATGAGCTGGTTTCGTCGCCGAAGAACTCGTCGACGTCCGTCGGCGCGTCCGTCGATTCGGACTCGGAGTCGGCGTCGGAATCGATCGTCGGTTCGGACTCCTCGGACTCCGGTAGCGACGACTCCGAGTCGAGATCGCCCGCCGCGGTATCGGTCTCGGTGGGACCGTCCGCATCGGCCGCCGCAGCCGATTCCTCGTCGGTTTCGTCGTCGTCGCTCGCCGCGTCGTCGGTCTCGATCCAGAGGAACTCCTCGTCTTTCGTCCGATCGGTCAACAGGAGGTCCTCGAGCGCGTCTTCGTCGACGAGCAGCTCGTCGTCGATCGATTCGGCGTCCGGCCCCGGTTCGTCCGCGCTCGCGATGATGTCGTCCGGACTCTCGTCCTCGAGCACGTCGGTGACGTCGTCGGTGTCGGACACGGTTTCCTGCAGCTGGCCGAAGACCGCAGCGGCCGTCTGATCCTCGACGGTCTCGGCCCCGTCCGTGTCGTTCGACGACTCCCCAGCCGTCTCGCCGGTCGCCGCCTCGTCGGCGGCCTCCTCCCCGGGCGATTCCTCCTCGAGGTCACCGAACAGATCATCCGCCCCCCCGACGTCGAGCGCGCCCTCACCCGAATTTGCGTTCATCGTACTATCAGTCATGAACTTCTTCTTCGGGTATACATAATCGCATGACTTTAACTTTCGGAATTTTTTCGCTCCCGTGGAGGGACGCCGAAAGCGTATTAGCGTGACGGCCGTTTCCGGTCAGTTCACGACGGGAAGTTGGCAAATATACAGTTTTATCGGCTCACAACGGACAGTTCAGAAAATCAGACGTCTCGACAGATCACGGAACCAGCACGAAGGCTATCGGTCGCCGTCTCGGGAGTGGACTGTTACCGCGGCTAAAATCGTGCACGACGACGAACTTCACCTCGCGTCCGACTCCGCAGACGCGGCTCTCGCCTCCGAGTCTCGGATCGAACCGGCCCGGCCCTCGAGCGGTGAGGCACGGAGATGCCGCGATCGCTCGGCCGGCCGCGCCGCTCGAGAACGGGGAGTCAATCGTCTTCAGTCAGTCGCTCGTAGGCCTCACGGACCAGTTTGAACGCCGATTTGCTGCCGCTCTCCCGGTCGGGATGGGCGCGTTTGACCTGTCGGTGGAACGCCGTCTTGAGCTCGTCGTCGGTCGCGTCCGCCTCGACGCCGAGCACTTCCCGGGCTTTCGTCTTCCGCATGTCGACGTCCTTGACGATGCCGTTCGCCTCGGCGCGCTCCTTGCAGGTCGGACAGAATCGCTCGGTCCGATCGTCGATGGTCGTCACGCGGAACAGTTCGGCGGCGACCCACTCGTTGCACTGCATACAGAGGGACTCGTCGCCGTCCGTCTCCGCCCCGTCGGGATCGGTGGCCGCGCTCCCCTCGTCGCCCGCGGTCGCCGTGTCGTCGTCGCCGTCCGGCGCCTCCGTCGCACACGACGGACAGCACGCGAGGACGGTTCCGTCCGCCAAGACGACGTCCTCGAGTTCGGTCTCGAGATAGGTTCCGGTACAGCCGTCGCAGGCGGCCCGCCGCTGGTCGAGCGACGAGCACTTCCGTGCGGCCTCGCGTGCGTGTGGCTCACAGCGGGGACAGCACGCGACCCGCTCGCCGTCGGGCATCGTCACCGTCGTCAGGTCCTCGAGCGGCACCGTTCGGCCACACCCCTCGCAGCCGGCCTGACGGTCGTCGGCCACAGCCATTACCGACGCCTTCGTAGTCCTCCTTAATTAGTTTTCTTTTGATATCTTTCCGACAGCTCGGCGCCGAGGTCCGGCGGCAGACCGGGAGAGCAATAGGGACACGGCCTCGAGACACGGGTATGGACACCGCAGTCCGAACGGACGACCGGGCCGAGACGGTCGATCGAGAGACGCTGCTCCTCGGCGCCGGCGACGTGATCGCGGTCGCCGCGCTGCTCGTCTACGGCCAGCTCAGTCACGGCGTGAGCCCGATCGAACAGCCCCTCGAGACCCTCGAGACGATCGCCCCGTTCGCGATCGGCTGGCTCGTCGTCGCGGCGCTGGCCGGCCTCTACAGGCGCTCGGTCTCGGTCTCGATCCCCCGAACCGTGCGCCTGACGACGGTCGTGTGGCTCGGCGCGGCCAACGTCGGCCTGATCCTCCGACAGGGCGCCTTCGGCGACACGGCCGCGTGGCCGTTCCCGCTGGTCATCACGGGCTTCGGACTCCTCCTGCTGGTCGGCTGGCGCGTCGGATACGCGGCGTTCGTCGGCCGAAACGCGTAGTCGACCCGTCGGCGGTCGCTCTCCGTCCTGACATCGGGGCCGCCGCGACCGGGGCGCGCGACGTGCCGGCTTCAATAGCTACTTGAGTCGACCACGCGACCGTCGGGTATGGGCGGACGTGGGCCGAAACGCGAACTCGCGGAGAAGATCGCCGGGGAAATCACGCTGAGCGACGACCCCGGCGCCACGCTGCGGAAGTGGCGCACCGACTTCGATATCTCGCAGACGGATCTCGCCGCCGAGTTGGACGTCTCGTCGTCGGTCATCTCCGACTACGAGAGCGGCCGCCGGGAGAGCCCCGGCATCGGCGTCGTCCGCCGGCTCGTCGACGGGCTGCTCTCGATCGACGAACGGCGGGGCGGCGACCGCATCCGGCAGTACGGGCGGGTCCTCTCGGCGGGCTTCGACAGCGACGTCGTCCACGACCTGCGAGAGTACGCGACCTCGATCCCACTGGCGAAGCTGTACGACGACATCGACGCGACCCGGATCACCACCGGGAGCACCGACCGCATCAGCGGTCACACGGTCATCGACAGCATCCAGGCGATCACGCGCCTCTCGAGCGAGGAGTTCTTCCGGCTCTACGGGCAGAGCACGAACCGCGTGCTGGTGTTCACGGGCGTCTCCCGCGGCGAGTCGCCGCTGGTCGCCCTGCGAGTCGTCAATCCGACGCCCAACGCGGTCGTTCTACACGGGATCGAGGAGGAGGAACTCTGGGATCACGCCGCCGATCTGGCCCGTATCGACGGCTACTCGCTGGCCGTGACGAACGCCGATCTGGACGGGATGCTCGAGTACCTCGTCGGCCTCGAGTGATCGCGTCGGTTCGACGCGCTACGAAGAGAAGGGAGACCGCGGCGGAGACGGGAGACGGCGCTT from Haloterrigena sp. KLK7 includes these protein-coding regions:
- a CDS encoding J domain-containing protein — its product is MAVADDRQAGCEGCGRTVPLEDLTTVTMPDGERVACCPRCEPHAREAARKCSSLDQRRAACDGCTGTYLETELEDVVLADGTVLACCPSCATEAPDGDDDTATAGDEGSAATDPDGAETDGDESLCMQCNEWVAAELFRVTTIDDRTERFCPTCKERAEANGIVKDVDMRKTKAREVLGVEADATDDELKTAFHRQVKRAHPDRESGSKSAFKLVREAYERLTEDD
- a CDS encoding DUF3054 domain-containing protein, whose translation is MDTAVRTDDRAETVDRETLLLGAGDVIAVAALLVYGQLSHGVSPIEQPLETLETIAPFAIGWLVVAALAGLYRRSVSVSIPRTVRLTTVVWLGAANVGLILRQGAFGDTAAWPFPLVITGFGLLLLVGWRVGYAAFVGRNA
- a CDS encoding helix-turn-helix domain-containing protein translates to MGGRGPKRELAEKIAGEITLSDDPGATLRKWRTDFDISQTDLAAELDVSSSVISDYESGRRESPGIGVVRRLVDGLLSIDERRGGDRIRQYGRVLSAGFDSDVVHDLREYATSIPLAKLYDDIDATRITTGSTDRISGHTVIDSIQAITRLSSEEFFRLYGQSTNRVLVFTGVSRGESPLVALRVVNPTPNAVVLHGIEEEELWDHAADLARIDGYSLAVTNADLDGMLEYLVGLE